In Sulfurihydrogenibium subterraneum DSM 15120, one genomic interval encodes:
- the rdgB gene encoding RdgB/HAM1 family non-canonical purine NTP pyrophosphatase, with the protein MKILVATTNEGKLREIKSILSDLDVELLSLKDVDNIIEVEEDKETFLENAIKKATTYASFYKIPVIAEDAGLEVDALEGYPSVYSARFYSIEYGGKLEDESLSKDERNNLKLLKLLENKENRKGRYKTVVVYYDSDKGIGIWTEGVCEGEIAQKPQGSGGFGYDPIFIPQGYNQTMAQLPPEEKNKISHRGKALSKLKELLIKTGVVEIGSKS; encoded by the coding sequence ATGAAAATATTAGTAGCCACAACAAATGAAGGAAAATTAAGAGAAATCAAGTCAATACTTTCAGACTTAGATGTAGAACTTTTATCTCTTAAGGATGTGGATAACATTATAGAAGTAGAAGAAGATAAAGAAACATTTTTAGAAAATGCTATAAAAAAAGCTACTACCTACGCAAGCTTTTATAAAATTCCTGTTATAGCAGAAGATGCAGGATTAGAAGTTGATGCTTTAGAAGGTTATCCAAGCGTTTACTCTGCAAGATTTTACAGTATAGAATACGGTGGAAAGTTAGAAGATGAAAGTCTATCAAAAGATGAGAGAAACAACTTAAAACTTTTAAAACTACTTGAAAACAAAGAAAATAGAAAAGGAAGGTATAAAACTGTAGTTGTGTATTATGATTCTGATAAAGGAATAGGTATATGGACAGAAGGAGTTTGTGAAGGAGAGATAGCTCAAAAACCCCAAGGGTCTGGAGGGTTTGGCTACGACCCTATCTTTATTCCTCAAGGCTACAATCAAACTATGGCACAGCTCCCACCAGAAGAAAAAAACAAGATAAGCCATAGAGGAAAAGCTTTAAGTAAGTTAAAAGAGTTATTAATAAAAACTGGAGTAGTAGAGATTGGATCTAAAAGTTAA
- the rpe gene encoding ribulose-phosphate 3-epimerase, giving the protein MKLLAPSILSADFSKLGQQIKEVEEAGADIIHLDIMDGRYVPNITFGIPVVESIRPITNLPFDAHLMIVEPEKYALDFIKAGVNMISFHMDATIHAHRLVDLIKSNGAKAGVVLNPATPVNTLEEIIYYIDYVLIMSVNPGFGGQKFIPQTAEKVKKLIMLMEQTGRTDILIEIDGGVSKENINYLSMIGVNIFVAGSAVFKGNIKENVKLLKQNIGICI; this is encoded by the coding sequence TTGAAACTACTTGCCCCTTCCATACTGTCAGCTGACTTTTCAAAGTTAGGACAGCAGATAAAAGAAGTTGAAGAAGCAGGAGCTGACATAATTCATTTAGACATAATGGACGGAAGGTATGTACCAAACATAACTTTTGGAATTCCAGTTGTAGAGTCTATCAGACCTATAACAAACCTTCCATTTGACGCCCACCTTATGATAGTAGAGCCAGAAAAGTACGCTCTTGACTTTATAAAAGCAGGAGTTAATATGATTTCTTTCCATATGGATGCTACTATCCACGCTCACAGACTTGTTGACCTTATAAAGTCTAATGGTGCAAAAGCAGGAGTAGTTTTAAACCCTGCCACACCTGTCAATACCCTTGAAGAGATTATATATTACATAGATTACGTTCTTATAATGTCTGTAAACCCAGGATTTGGAGGGCAAAAATTTATCCCCCAAACAGCAGAAAAAGTAAAAAAACTGATAATGCTTATGGAACAAACTGGAAGAACGGATATACTTATAGAAATAGATGGTGGTGTAAGTAAGGAGAATATAAACTACCTTTCAATGATAGGAGTTAACATATTTGTAGCAGGCAGTGCAGTATTTAAAGGCAACATCAAAGAAAACGTAAAACTCTTAAAGCAAAATATTGGTATATGTATTTAA
- a CDS encoding YebC/PmpR family DNA-binding transcriptional regulator — MAGHSRWHNIKNKKAKADAIKGKMFTKVIKEITIAARLGGGDPEANPRLRMAIEKAREVNMPSENIERAIKRGTGELEGVNYEEVRYEGYGPEGVAIIVEATTDNRNRTTAEIRHIFSKYGGNLGSSGCVSFLFEDKGVINVEKSKYSEEEILEKALEAGAEDVITEDEEYYEIRTSVQDFYKVKENLEKMGVEIVKAELTKIPTTTVKITNEESATKLMKLLDALEDNDDVQKVYANFDIPEELLQKIEG; from the coding sequence ATGGCAGGACACAGTAGATGGCACAACATTAAAAACAAAAAGGCTAAAGCAGATGCTATAAAAGGTAAAATGTTTACAAAAGTTATCAAAGAGATAACTATTGCCGCAAGACTTGGTGGTGGAGACCCTGAAGCAAATCCAAGACTTAGAATGGCTATAGAAAAAGCAAGAGAAGTAAACATGCCTTCTGAAAACATAGAAAGAGCAATAAAGAGAGGAACTGGAGAGTTAGAAGGAGTTAATTACGAAGAGGTAAGGTACGAAGGTTATGGTCCAGAAGGTGTTGCAATTATAGTAGAAGCAACTACAGACAATAGAAATAGAACAACTGCAGAAATAAGACACATTTTTTCTAAATACGGTGGAAACTTAGGTTCATCTGGTTGTGTCTCATTTTTATTTGAAGATAAAGGAGTTATAAACGTTGAAAAATCAAAATACTCAGAGGAAGAAATTTTAGAAAAAGCATTAGAAGCAGGAGCTGAAGACGTTATAACGGAAGATGAAGAATACTACGAAATAAGAACTTCTGTCCAAGATTTTTACAAAGTTAAAGAAAATCTTGAAAAAATGGGAGTAGAGATAGTAAAAGCTGAACTTACAAAAATACCTACAACTACCGTAAAAATAACAAATGAGGAGAGTGCTACAAAACTTATGAAACTATTAGATGCACTTGAAGACAACGATGACGTGCAAAAAGTGTATGCAAACTTTGACATTCCAGAAGAATTACTCCAAAAGATAGAAGGCTAA
- the def gene encoding peptide deformylase, with amino-acid sequence MEYRIRTWPDKILKEPTKEVDFFDDRLKEYINKMWEFMYKEEGVGLAANQIGIPYQILVIDTSIREKKSEEETENPVKMVLINPKIVEKEGQVMSTEGCLSFPGVQITIPRYKRVKVVGKNEKGEDVVIESSEFLSIVLQHEIDHLNGIPFISYLSPLKRKLVLDKYLKSLKESEYQTG; translated from the coding sequence ATGGAATACAGAATAAGAACTTGGCCAGATAAAATACTGAAAGAACCTACAAAAGAGGTAGACTTTTTTGATGATAGACTTAAAGAGTACATTAATAAAATGTGGGAGTTTATGTACAAAGAAGAAGGTGTAGGACTTGCAGCAAATCAGATAGGTATTCCATACCAGATACTTGTTATAGATACATCTATCAGAGAAAAGAAAAGCGAAGAAGAGACAGAAAATCCTGTTAAAATGGTTTTAATTAATCCAAAAATAGTAGAAAAAGAAGGGCAGGTAATGTCAACAGAAGGTTGTTTAAGTTTTCCTGGCGTTCAGATAACTATACCAAGGTACAAAAGAGTTAAAGTAGTAGGTAAAAACGAAAAAGGAGAAGACGTTGTAATTGAGAGTAGTGAGTTTTTATCAATAGTACTACAGCACGAGATAGACCACCTAAACGGTATTCCTTTTATAAGCTACCTTTCACCGTTAAAAAGAAAGTTAGTCTTAGACAAATATCTTAAATCTTTAAAAGAATCTGAATATCAAACTGGATAA
- a CDS encoding endonuclease III domain-containing protein, translating into MEVFNLYKLLLDFYGFQNWWPIYSNQDKVAEISIGAVLTQNTSWNNVEKSLQNIIRENCLTFECIAKIDIEKLKNLIKPSGFYNQKTRTLKDMAKLFLIKEKISREDLLSIKGIGQETADSILLYALDKAYFVVDSYTKRLFYRIGLTPENISYSHLQKFITSKLPIDLEVYKEFHALIVKHCKEFCQKKPKCENCFLSNHCNFKKAV; encoded by the coding sequence ATGGAAGTTTTTAATCTATACAAGCTTTTACTGGATTTTTATGGCTTTCAAAACTGGTGGCCTATTTACAGTAATCAAGATAAAGTAGCCGAAATATCTATAGGTGCAGTTTTGACTCAAAACACTTCTTGGAACAATGTAGAAAAATCTTTACAAAATATTATAAGAGAAAACTGTCTAACATTTGAATGTATAGCCAAGATAGATATAGAAAAACTCAAAAATCTTATAAAACCATCAGGATTTTACAATCAAAAGACAAGGACTTTAAAGGATATGGCTAAACTTTTTCTAATTAAAGAAAAAATAAGTAGAGAAGACTTGCTTTCAATAAAAGGTATAGGTCAGGAAACAGCTGACAGTATATTGCTTTATGCTTTAGATAAAGCTTATTTTGTAGTAGATAGCTATACAAAAAGGCTTTTTTATAGGATAGGCCTTACACCTGAGAATATATCTTATTCTCATTTACAAAAGTTCATAACCTCCAAACTACCTATAGACTTGGAAGTTTATAAGGAGTTTCACGCACTTATAGTAAAACACTGTAAAGAGTTTTGTCAAAAAAAGCCAAAGTGTGAAAACTGCTTCTTATCAAATCACTGTAATTTTAAAAAGGCAGTCTAA
- a CDS encoding crossover junction endodeoxyribonuclease RuvC — MKVISIDPSTSKTGYAIAEIYDDKIDLIEYGNIVLKGKQHGLKLLFDTLQDKIENHEVEAVILETPFYSINAQTLIKLGEVRGVILLLAQIYNLKVFEYTPAEVKISATGYGRSSKEEVIQMINRIFNLDIQDSDIADSLAILYCHTLQKVEI; from the coding sequence TTGAAAGTTATATCAATAGACCCATCAACATCTAAAACAGGCTATGCCATAGCAGAAATTTATGACGATAAAATAGACTTAATAGAGTATGGGAACATAGTTTTAAAAGGAAAACAGCATGGCTTAAAACTGCTGTTTGACACACTCCAAGATAAAATAGAAAATCATGAAGTAGAAGCTGTAATATTAGAGACGCCTTTTTACAGCATAAACGCCCAAACACTTATAAAATTAGGAGAAGTAAGAGGAGTAATCCTACTTTTAGCACAAATTTACAACCTAAAAGTTTTTGAGTACACACCAGCAGAAGTAAAAATATCAGCGACAGGATACGGAAGGTCATCAAAAGAAGAAGTGATTCAAATGATAAACAGAATATTTAACTTAGATATTCAAGACAGTGATATAGCAGACTCTCTGGCAATTCTTTACTGCCATACACTACAGAAGGTAGAAATATGA
- the lgt gene encoding prolipoprotein diacylglyceryl transferase: protein MFPDLITIGGFTIHTYGVLTAIGLLVGFYVGLYFAKKEGISEKNYENLFILTVIGGILGARIAYIIEHKEDFNSFLDFFAIWNGGIDWFGGFIGGLITAITYIKVKKLPLLKVADVAGVSIPIGHFFGRLGCTSAGCCHGKPVPPDSPFRDIAIIFPNNPHCLAPQGVPLYPTQPAEAIGNLLIFLVLFFTYRKKSFDGQIIGMYLILYGIERFLLEFWRGVTPPLPYIGLTWNQIITLMMVASGIVLLFYLRSKREPV from the coding sequence ATGTTTCCAGATTTAATAACTATAGGTGGTTTTACAATACACACTTACGGCGTTTTAACTGCAATTGGACTTTTAGTTGGTTTTTATGTAGGTCTTTACTTTGCAAAAAAAGAAGGCATTTCAGAGAAAAACTATGAAAACCTTTTTATTCTTACAGTAATAGGCGGAATTTTAGGTGCAAGAATTGCTTATATTATAGAGCATAAAGAAGATTTTAACTCTTTTTTAGATTTTTTTGCTATTTGGAATGGAGGGATTGATTGGTTTGGAGGATTTATAGGAGGTTTAATAACAGCTATCACATACATAAAAGTCAAGAAGCTCCCACTTCTTAAGGTTGCAGATGTTGCAGGTGTGTCTATTCCTATAGGACATTTTTTTGGAAGGCTTGGATGTACTTCGGCAGGATGTTGCCACGGAAAACCTGTTCCACCAGATTCTCCTTTTAGAGATATTGCTATTATATTTCCCAACAACCCACATTGTTTAGCTCCTCAAGGCGTTCCCCTTTATCCTACACAGCCAGCAGAAGCAATCGGAAACTTACTTATATTTTTAGTTTTATTTTTTACTTACAGGAAAAAATCTTTTGACGGACAGATTATAGGAATGTATCTAATACTTTACGGAATAGAAAGATTTTTACTTGAGTTTTGGAGAGGTGTTACACCACCACTTCCTTACATAGGACTAACTTGGAACCAGATTATCACTCTAATGATGGTAGCATCAGGAATAGTACTGCTATTTTATCTAAGGTCAAAGCGTGAACCTGTTTGA
- a CDS encoding TIGR00269 family protein: MRKCFKCSQKAQVYLPQHRLSLCKDHYLEWFDNRVEKTIKEFKMFKKEDKILVAVSGGKDSLSLWKALTNLGYQADGFYINLGIGEYSETSEKLTTKFSEKIGRPLYKISLKQEIMPIPEIKKHDSRPACSVCGMVKRYYMNKFAKDNGYKIIATGHNLDDEAAVLFSNTLNWSIKYLKRQYPVLPEEDGFIRKVKPLCKISEKESAMYAVLSGIEYIEEECPFSEGATSIDYKVFLSQLEEKSPGTKLRFYSEFLRKMYPILQKSEEKPVLKPCKICGEPSINEICSVCNLKLKLKKQEERV, translated from the coding sequence TTGAGAAAATGTTTTAAATGTAGTCAAAAAGCCCAAGTTTACCTTCCACAACACAGACTCTCTCTATGTAAAGACCACTACTTAGAATGGTTTGACAACAGAGTAGAAAAAACTATCAAAGAATTTAAAATGTTTAAGAAAGAAGACAAAATATTAGTTGCAGTATCAGGAGGTAAAGACAGCCTTTCTCTATGGAAGGCTTTAACAAATTTAGGTTATCAAGCAGACGGATTTTACATAAACCTTGGAATAGGAGAGTACTCTGAAACATCAGAAAAACTTACAACCAAATTTTCAGAAAAAATAGGAAGACCACTTTATAAAATATCGTTAAAACAAGAAATAATGCCTATTCCTGAGATAAAAAAGCATGATTCAAGACCAGCATGTTCAGTATGTGGAATGGTAAAAAGATACTACATGAATAAATTTGCAAAAGATAACGGTTATAAAATAATTGCAACAGGTCATAACCTTGACGATGAAGCAGCCGTCTTATTTTCAAACACTTTAAACTGGAGCATAAAGTACTTAAAAAGACAGTATCCAGTATTACCAGAAGAAGACGGATTTATAAGAAAGGTAAAACCACTGTGTAAAATATCAGAAAAAGAAAGTGCAATGTACGCAGTTTTATCAGGTATAGAGTACATAGAAGAAGAATGCCCGTTTTCAGAAGGAGCTACCTCTATAGACTACAAAGTGTTTTTATCCCAGCTTGAGGAAAAAAGTCCTGGTACAAAACTTCGCTTTTACAGTGAATTTTTAAGAAAGATGTATCCAATACTTCAAAAATCAGAGGAAAAACCAGTGCTTAAACCTTGTAAGATATGCGGAGAGCCATCAATTAACGAGATATGTTCAGTTTGCAACCTTAAACTAAAATTAAAAAAACAGGAGGAAAGAGTTTGA
- a CDS encoding bifunctional folylpolyglutamate synthase/dihydrofolate synthase has product MNLFDFFKKKVFNIEPGLDRITEALQELSNPHKNFKSVLVAGTNGKGSTCAYLESLFRHHGLKVGLFTSPHLIQENERWQINRQNIPKDKLDLYIKDLLPIIQKHSLTYFEASTLLAFKYFSDEKVDVAVVEVGLGGRWDSTNVLDPCVSVITNVSFDHMHLLGDTLDKIAFEKIGITRPDKPAVIGRNQKEIIDWLEKRQVKEFYVQTVDFKPILKENFLWDFEFKDFYLKDIKLSMIGKRQIENASTALASFLVFCEKNSITPVKENIKQALKNTFWQGRMQILSENPLIIADGGHNEEGLLKSFQELKELFKDKKIITVYSFMKDKETEKMFKIIKENSYKTVATKINVSRGMEKEDFYHIGEKNFIENPMEAVEFAKKYSDENSLIFITGSLYLVGEVLDGWNSSDR; this is encoded by the coding sequence GTGAACCTGTTTGATTTTTTCAAAAAAAAGGTTTTTAACATAGAGCCAGGATTAGATAGAATAACGGAAGCTCTACAAGAGCTGTCTAACCCACATAAAAACTTTAAATCAGTGTTAGTAGCAGGGACAAACGGAAAAGGCTCAACTTGTGCTTATTTAGAAAGTCTTTTTAGACATCATGGTTTAAAAGTAGGACTTTTTACATCTCCACACCTTATACAAGAGAATGAAAGATGGCAGATAAACCGTCAAAACATTCCAAAAGATAAGTTAGATCTTTACATAAAAGATTTATTACCTATTATTCAAAAACATAGCTTAACCTACTTTGAAGCCTCTACTTTACTTGCTTTTAAATATTTTTCTGATGAGAAAGTAGATGTGGCGGTTGTGGAAGTAGGACTTGGTGGAAGGTGGGACTCTACAAATGTTTTAGACCCTTGTGTCTCTGTGATAACAAACGTATCTTTTGACCATATGCATCTATTAGGAGATACGTTAGATAAGATAGCCTTTGAAAAAATAGGAATTACAAGACCAGACAAACCAGCTGTGATAGGAAGAAATCAAAAAGAGATTATAGATTGGCTTGAAAAAAGGCAAGTCAAGGAGTTTTACGTTCAAACAGTTGATTTTAAGCCTATCTTAAAAGAAAATTTTTTGTGGGACTTTGAGTTTAAAGATTTTTATCTAAAAGATATAAAACTGTCTATGATAGGAAAAAGGCAGATAGAAAACGCTTCAACAGCTTTAGCATCTTTTTTAGTTTTTTGCGAGAAAAACAGTATTACACCTGTCAAAGAAAATATCAAACAAGCTTTAAAAAACACATTCTGGCAAGGAAGAATGCAGATACTTTCTGAAAATCCTTTAATCATAGCAGATGGAGGACACAACGAAGAAGGGCTTTTAAAAAGTTTTCAGGAGTTAAAGGAGCTGTTTAAAGATAAAAAAATCATAACAGTTTACTCATTTATGAAAGACAAAGAGACTGAAAAAATGTTTAAAATAATAAAAGAAAATTCGTATAAAACTGTAGCAACTAAGATAAACGTATCAAGAGGAATGGAAAAAGAAGATTTTTACCATATTGGAGAAAAAAACTTTATAGA
- a CDS encoding MoaD/ThiS family protein: MDLKVKYRGQEKILNFDKDKVKAKDVLKALGLSKDFAFVVKNGEIVDENETITQNDEVRVINAISGGKIS, encoded by the coding sequence TTGGATCTAAAAGTTAAGTACAGAGGTCAGGAAAAGATTTTAAATTTTGATAAAGACAAGGTTAAAGCTAAAGACGTACTAAAAGCCCTTGGTTTGTCAAAAGATTTTGCCTTTGTAGTCAAAAACGGTGAGATTGTAGATGAAAATGAGACTATAACTCAAAACGATGAAGTTAGAGTTATAAACGCAATATCTGGAGGAAAAATTAGTTGA
- a CDS encoding glutamate-5-semialdehyde dehydrogenase, with translation MDARQYAESIAKKAKKTTRQLSSLTTDIKNKALLKTAELLDKNRQLILQENQKDLENAEKKGYTKALLDRLALNDKRIDQMIQVLKDVAALPDPVGEIINMWTRPNGLKVGQMRVPLGVILIIYEARPNVTIEAASLCMKSSNAVILKGGSETINSNRVLVEIIKQACRETCFPEDAVMFVDTTDRNIVNELLKLEGLIDVAIPRGGESLIRAVAENSRIPVIKHYKGVCNLYIDDEADMEKALNIAYNAKVQRPSVCNAIENLVVNKKIADKFLPEIAYYYGKAGVEMRCDEYSYNLLINHPKAKDTEILPAKEEDYYEEFLDLIIAVKVVEDLDEAIDFIEKYGSHHSDAIVTENYTKGMKFIQQVDSAAVYINASTRFTDGNEFGLGAEMGISTDKIHARGPMALKELTIPKFIIFGDGQLRENVGIPKDEGEIKIDIQACNL, from the coding sequence ATGGACGCAAGGCAGTATGCAGAAAGTATAGCAAAAAAAGCAAAAAAAACTACAAGACAGCTATCAAGTCTAACAACAGATATAAAAAACAAAGCACTTTTAAAAACCGCTGAGCTTTTAGATAAAAACAGACAATTGATTTTACAAGAAAATCAAAAAGATTTAGAAAATGCAGAAAAAAAAGGATACACAAAAGCCCTTTTAGACAGATTGGCTCTAAATGATAAAAGAATAGACCAGATGATACAAGTTTTAAAAGATGTGGCAGCTCTCCCTGACCCAGTAGGAGAGATAATAAACATGTGGACTCGTCCAAATGGTTTAAAAGTTGGACAGATGAGAGTTCCACTTGGCGTTATACTAATAATTTACGAAGCAAGACCAAACGTGACGATAGAAGCTGCATCTTTGTGTATGAAATCTTCAAATGCAGTAATACTAAAAGGTGGAAGTGAAACGATAAACTCAAACAGGGTGTTGGTAGAGATTATAAAGCAAGCATGCAGAGAAACCTGTTTTCCAGAAGATGCTGTGATGTTTGTTGATACAACAGATAGAAATATAGTAAATGAGCTGTTAAAATTAGAAGGCCTTATAGACGTAGCTATACCAAGAGGTGGAGAGAGCCTTATTAGAGCAGTTGCAGAAAATTCAAGAATTCCAGTTATAAAACATTACAAAGGTGTATGTAATCTTTATATAGACGATGAAGCTGATATGGAAAAAGCATTAAACATAGCATACAACGCAAAAGTACAAAGACCTTCTGTATGTAATGCAATAGAAAACTTAGTTGTAAATAAAAAGATAGCCGATAAATTCCTACCTGAGATAGCTTACTACTACGGAAAAGCTGGAGTAGAGATGAGATGTGATGAGTACAGCTACAACCTGCTTATAAACCATCCAAAAGCAAAAGATACAGAGATACTCCCAGCAAAAGAGGAAGACTATTACGAAGAATTTTTAGACCTTATAATAGCTGTTAAAGTTGTAGAAGATTTAGACGAAGCTATAGATTTTATTGAAAAGTATGGTTCTCACCACTCTGACGCAATCGTTACAGAAAATTACACAAAAGGAATGAAGTTTATCCAGCAGGTAGACAGTGCAGCTGTTTATATAAACGCATCTACAAGATTTACAGACGGAAACGAGTTTGGACTTGGAGCTGAGATGGGAATATCAACGGACAAAATCCACGCCAGAGGTCCAATGGCTCTAAAAGAATTAACAATACCTAAATTTATAATTTTTGGAGATGGACAACTCAGAGAAAACGTAGGCATACCAAAAGATGAAGGAGAGATAAAGATAGATATTCAGGCTTGTAATCTTTAA
- the ffh gene encoding signal recognition particle protein, with protein MFELLTEKFSSVIDKLRKAKKIDEKTLDEALKDIRTALLEADVNVDVVKKFIADIKQKVLGQELIKGLSAGETVIKLIYDETINILGGEEPPTLAKPDKPPVIIMLVGLQGTGKTTTAGKLAKYLKSKGYKVGVASTDVRRPAAAKQLCTLAQSIDIPCFVDEQEKDALRLTDKVIEDAKKQGFSYIILDTAGRLHIDQELMEELKQIKEKVKPAEVLYVADAMQGQEAITTAEEFHRAVGLTGVILTKLDGDAKGGIALSVRQVLGVPIKFVGIGEKIEDLDLFYPDRIAQRILGLGDIQTLIEKMQAAIDEDKAKQMAEKVMNAEFTLEDLKEQIKMIRNLGPMEQILKMIPGIGSQLKNIKVDEKQFIRIEAIINSMTPEERRKPHIINGSRKRRIAKGSGTTILDVNKVLKQYEEMKKMMKKMKKMSKGGGFPFRLPF; from the coding sequence ATGTTTGAACTTTTAACAGAAAAGTTTTCTTCTGTTATTGATAAGTTAAGAAAGGCTAAAAAGATAGATGAAAAAACTTTAGATGAAGCACTTAAAGATATAAGGACAGCCCTATTAGAAGCAGACGTAAACGTTGACGTTGTAAAAAAGTTTATAGCAGATATAAAACAGAAAGTCTTAGGACAGGAGCTTATAAAAGGTCTATCAGCTGGAGAAACCGTAATAAAACTAATTTACGATGAAACGATAAATATATTAGGTGGAGAAGAACCACCTACATTAGCTAAGCCAGATAAACCACCTGTAATAATAATGCTTGTAGGTCTTCAAGGTACAGGTAAAACAACAACAGCAGGTAAACTTGCAAAATACCTAAAATCAAAAGGATATAAAGTAGGAGTAGCATCTACAGACGTAAGAAGACCAGCTGCTGCAAAACAACTCTGCACTTTAGCACAGTCTATAGATATTCCTTGTTTTGTAGATGAACAAGAAAAAGATGCCTTAAGACTTACAGATAAAGTCATAGAAGATGCAAAAAAACAAGGATTTTCTTACATAATCTTAGATACAGCTGGAAGGCTTCACATAGACCAAGAGTTGATGGAAGAGTTAAAACAGATTAAAGAAAAAGTCAAACCTGCAGAAGTCCTATACGTTGCAGATGCAATGCAAGGACAAGAGGCAATTACAACCGCAGAAGAGTTTCATAGAGCTGTTGGTTTAACTGGGGTGATACTTACAAAACTTGACGGTGATGCAAAGGGTGGTATTGCTCTCTCTGTAAGACAAGTCCTTGGAGTACCTATAAAATTTGTGGGAATAGGAGAAAAGATAGAAGATTTAGACCTATTCTATCCAGATAGAATAGCTCAAAGAATACTTGGACTTGGAGACATTCAAACCCTTATAGAAAAAATGCAAGCAGCCATAGATGAAGACAAAGCGAAACAGATGGCAGAAAAAGTTATGAATGCAGAGTTTACCTTAGAAGACTTGAAAGAACAAATAAAAATGATTAGAAATTTAGGACCGATGGAGCAAATATTAAAGATGATTCCAGGAATAGGTAGTCAGTTAAAGAATATAAAAGTAGATGAAAAACAGTTTATAAGAATAGAAGCTATCATAAACTCAATGACACCAGAAGAAAGAAGAAAACCACACATAATAAACGGTAGTAGAAAAAGAAGAATAGCAAAAGGTAGTGGAACAACCATTTTAGACGTAAACAAAGTTTTAAAACAGTATGAAGAGATGAAAAAAATGATGAAAAAGATGAAAAAAATGTCAAAAGGTGGAGGTTTTCCGTTTAGACTGCCTTTTTAA